From one Nitrospirota bacterium genomic stretch:
- a CDS encoding universal stress protein, with the protein MAGCKEGRCRKMLVAVDGSASSMHALRESFKLAASEKSWITVTSVAPPYDGDLDLTAIGNVQQAMRAPCEKALAEAAAIAKEAGALIKTVCEEGVPHERIVDLAEAENCDLIVMGRRGLSSAQRAFVGSVSARVIGYGQKDVLLIPLPATVNWKTMLVATDGSRFSGAAAEKAIDFADAYGGTLNVVSAVDIPAEFYGEAPLAVDEMIKEARWYVDAVQEQARAREVSAETFVREGAAHRVITGLAQEHNADIIVLGSHGKTGLRRLLMGSVTEKVIGHAACPVLVVRS; encoded by the coding sequence ATGGCAGGCTGCAAGGAAGGGAGATGCAGGAAGATGCTGGTCGCGGTCGACGGCTCGGCATCGAGCATGCATGCGTTGCGGGAGTCGTTCAAGCTCGCCGCGAGCGAGAAGAGCTGGATCACCGTAACCTCGGTGGCGCCGCCGTATGACGGGGACCTCGACCTCACGGCGATCGGCAATGTGCAGCAGGCCATGCGGGCGCCGTGCGAGAAGGCGCTCGCAGAGGCAGCGGCGATCGCGAAGGAGGCCGGGGCCCTCATCAAGACGGTCTGCGAGGAGGGGGTGCCCCACGAGCGGATCGTCGATCTGGCGGAAGCGGAGAACTGCGACCTGATCGTCATGGGGCGCCGGGGCCTGAGCAGCGCCCAGCGGGCCTTTGTCGGGAGCGTGTCGGCCCGGGTCATCGGATACGGCCAGAAAGACGTTCTGCTCATTCCCCTCCCTGCAACGGTAAACTGGAAGACGATGCTCGTGGCGACCGACGGCTCACGGTTCAGCGGCGCTGCAGCCGAAAAGGCGATAGACTTTGCCGACGCCTACGGCGGCACGCTCAACGTGGTGTCGGCGGTCGATATCCCCGCTGAATTTTACGGGGAGGCGCCGCTGGCGGTGGATGAAATGATAAAAGAGGCGCGGTGGTATGTCGATGCGGTGCAGGAACAGGCCCGCGCCAGGGAGGTGAGCGCGGAGACCTTCGTGAGGGAGGGGGCAGCGCACCGGGTCATCACCGGCCTTGCGCAGGAGCACAACGCCGATATCATCGTCCTCGGCTCCCACGGCAAGAC